One genomic window of Hydra vulgaris chromosome 03, alternate assembly HydraT2T_AEP includes the following:
- the LOC136078547 gene encoding probable chromosome-partitioning protein ParB, protein MRIENAKIRTPSNIEVKSEEKSRPSIFTDKYSGEYYNINVDKLVPFHKQARQNFYEDALQQMAETIKSHGVRQPLTIIPKEDNDGTYEIVSEERRLKAAIMAALIENVQRKDLHPLELAQAYQQILDEEICANPNDIAKKLGLSRSSVSETMKLLILPENDKPIGEGLKYCCVKPIRNKPEDY, encoded by the exons ATGAGAATTGAAAATGCTAAAATACGCACTCCTTCtaatattgaagtaaaaagCGAAGAAAAGTCACGCCCTAGTATATTTACTGATAAATATAGTGGTGAATACTATAATATCAATGTCGATAAATTAGTACCATTTCATAAACAAGCTAGacaaaatttttatgaagatGCTTTGCAGCAAATGGCTGAGACGATAAAGTCTCATGGAGTTAGGCAACCTCTAACGATAATTCCTAAAGAAGATAATGATGGAACATACGAAATAGTAAGTGAAGAAAGAAGACTAAAGGCAGCCATTATGGCTG CATTGATTGAAAATGTACAACGTAAGGATTTACATCCTCTCGAATTAGCTCAAGCCTATCAACAAATATTAGACGAAGAAATTTGTGCAAATCCAAATGACATTGCTAAGAAATTAGGCTTATCAAGATCATCTGTTTCAGAAACAATGAAATTGCTAATCTTGCCAGAAAAT GATAAACCTATAGGAGAAGGATTAAAATACTGTTGCGTAAAACCTATACGAAATAAGCCAGAAGATTACTAA
- the LOC136078549 gene encoding uncharacterized protein MT1749-like: MTKVEIPLAQRSNRERLLDKTLEPLTKIYDYVLLDTNPTISNLNHSATYSADRLNKVCETQPYSLKGLSMLVQEIENFSDEIEQDEDLCIIQSKYDSKTVTSQEALVSLRHDYKEAVMESLVRKCEDINISAQRKIPIHEFCSINSMALEDIKNLANEILQKSTVKLEQNVK, from the coding sequence ATGACAAAAGTTGAGATTCCACTTGCACAAAGATCAAATCGAGAAAGATTATTAGATAAAACTTTAGAGCCTTTGACTAAAATTTATGATTACGTATTATTAGATACCAATCCAACTATCAGTAATTTAAACCATAGTGCAACGTACTCAGCAGATAGATTAAATAAAGTGTGTGAAACACAGCCTTATAGCTTAAAAGGTTTATCTATGCTTGTTcaagaaattgaaaatttttctgATGAAATTGAACAAGATGAAGATTTATGTATAATACAAAGTAAATATGATTCGAAAACAGTAACTTCTCAAGAAGCACTGGTTTCTTTACGTCATGATTATAAAGAAGCTGTAATGGAATCTCTTGTAAGAAAATGTGAAGATATTAATATATCAGCTCAAAGAAAAATCCCAATTCATGaattttgttcaataaattCAATGGCATTAGAAGACATAAAAAATCTAGCTAAtgaaatattgcaaaaatcCACAGTTAAATTAGAGCAAAATGTAAAGTAG